In uncultured Bacteroides sp., the following proteins share a genomic window:
- a CDS encoding DUF3467 domain-containing protein — MNNENPTNQLQIELSDDVAQGIYANLAVITHSSSEFIVDFIRVMPGLPKAGVKSRIILTPEHAKRLMRALEDNVRKYENSFGSIHLNEENSNVPIPGFTGEA, encoded by the coding sequence ATGAATAATGAAAACCCAACAAATCAGTTGCAGATAGAGTTGAGCGATGATGTAGCTCAGGGAATATATGCTAATCTGGCAGTGATTACTCATTCCAGTTCTGAGTTTATTGTTGATTTTATCCGTGTAATGCCGGGATTACCCAAGGCTGGCGTGAAAAGTCGTATAATCCTGACTCCGGAACATGCAAAGAGGTTGATGCGTGCTTTAGAAGATAATGTGCGTAAATACGAAAACTCTTTCGGATCTATTCATCTGAATGAAGAGAATTCAAACGTGCCTATTCCTGGATTTACAGGTGAGGCATAA
- the rpsL gene encoding 30S ribosomal protein S12, with protein sequence MPTIQQLVRKGRAALVDKSKSPALDSCPQRRGVCVRVYTTTPKKPNSAMRKVARVRLTNQKEVNSYIPGEGHNLQEHSIVLVRGGRVKDLPGVRYHIVRGTLDTAGVAGRTQRRSKYGTKRPKPGQPAVAAKGKKK encoded by the coding sequence ATGCCTACAATTCAGCAATTAGTAAGAAAAGGAAGGGCTGCTTTGGTTGATAAAAGTAAGTCTCCAGCGCTGGACTCATGTCCTCAAAGACGTGGCGTTTGCGTGAGAGTTTACACAACCACTCCAAAAAAGCCTAACTCTGCAATGCGTAAAGTAGCTCGTGTGCGCTTAACAAACCAAAAGGAAGTTAACTCGTATATCCCGGGTGAAGGTCACAACTTGCAAGAACACTCTATCGTATTAGTACGTGGCGGTCGTGTGAAAGACCTACCAGGTGTTCGCTATCACATTGTTCGTGGAACATTAGACACAGCAGGTGTTGCAGGACGTACACAAAGACGTTCTAAATACGGAACTAAGCGTCCAAAACCAGGACAACCAGCAGTAGCAGCTAAAGGTAAGAAGAAATAA
- the rpsG gene encoding 30S ribosomal protein S7, translated as MRKAKPKKRVILPDPVFNDQKVSKFVNHLMYDGKKNTSYEIFYAALETVKAKLPNEEKSSLEIWKKALDNITPQVEVKSRRVGGATFQVPTEIRPDRKESVSMKNLILYARKRGGKCMADKLASEILDAFNEQGGAYKRKEDMHRMAEANRAFAHFRF; from the coding sequence ATGAGAAAAGCAAAACCAAAAAAACGGGTTATCCTTCCGGATCCCGTATTTAATGATCAAAAGGTTTCCAAATTTGTAAACCACTTGATGTATGATGGTAAGAAGAATACTTCATACGAAATTTTCTACGCTGCCTTAGAAACAGTAAAGGCAAAACTTCCTAACGAGGAAAAATCCTCTCTGGAAATCTGGAAAAAAGCATTGGACAATATTACTCCTCAAGTCGAAGTTAAGTCTAGACGTGTTGGTGGAGCTACTTTCCAAGTCCCTACAGAAATTCGTCCTGATCGTAAAGAATCAGTTTCAATGAAAAACTTGATCCTGTATGCTCGCAAAAGAGGCGGAAAATGTATGGCTGATAAGTTAGCTTCTGAGATTTTGGATGCATTCAACGAACAAGGTGGTGCATACAAACGTAAAGAAGACATGCATAGAATGGCTGAAGCTAACCGTGCATTTGCTCATTTCAGATTTTAA
- the fusA gene encoding elongation factor G, whose protein sequence is MAKQDLHLTRNIGIMAHIDAGKTTTSERILFYTGLTHKIGEVHDGAATMDWMAQEQERGITITSAATTTRWKWNDDTYKINLIDTPGHVDFTAEVERSLRVLDGAVATYCAVGGVEPQSETVWRQADKYNVPRIGYVNKMDRSGADFFEVVRQMKDVLGANPCPIVVPIGAEESFKGLVDLIKMKAIYWHDETMGADYSVEEIPANLLEEANEWRGKMLESVAEYDDSLMEKFFEDPTTITEEEVISALRNATVQMAIVPMLCGSSFKNKGVQTLLDYVCAFLPSPLDTEAVIGTNPETGAEEDRKPSEDDFTSALAFKIATDPYVGRLTFFRVYSGKIEAGSYTYNSRSGKKERVSRLFQMHSNKQNPVEVIGAGDIGAGVGFKDIRTGDTLCEEAHPIVLESMDFPDPVIALAIEPKTQKDMDKLTTGLIKLAEEDPTFTVKTDEQSGQTVIAGMGELHLDIIIDRLKREFKVECNQGRPQVTYKEAITKTVNLREVYKKQSGGRGKFADIIVNIGPADEDFEGNLQFIDEVKGGNIPKEFIPAVQKGFTSAMKNGVLAGFPLDTLKVVLTDGSFHPVDSDQLSFEICAIQAYKNACAKAGPALLEPIMSLEVVTPEENMGDVIGDLNKRRGQVEGMESSRAGARIVKAKVPMAELFGYVTSLRTITSGRATSSMTFSHFSKVSSSIAKTVLEEVKGRVDLV, encoded by the coding sequence ATGGCAAAACAAGATTTACATTTGACCCGTAATATCGGTATCATGGCTCACATCGATGCTGGTAAAACAACTACTTCTGAACGTATCCTTTTCTATACTGGTCTTACTCATAAGATTGGTGAAGTGCACGATGGTGCTGCTACAATGGACTGGATGGCTCAGGAGCAAGAACGTGGTATTACTATTACATCTGCTGCAACAACAACTAGATGGAAATGGAATGATGATACTTATAAAATCAACTTGATTGACACTCCGGGACACGTTGACTTTACCGCTGAGGTAGAACGTTCTCTTCGTGTATTGGATGGTGCCGTTGCTACTTATTGTGCAGTAGGTGGTGTTGAACCACAGTCTGAAACAGTATGGAGACAAGCTGATAAATATAATGTTCCTCGTATTGGATACGTGAACAAAATGGACCGTTCTGGTGCTGACTTCTTTGAAGTTGTTCGCCAGATGAAAGATGTACTTGGTGCTAATCCTTGTCCTATTGTTGTTCCTATCGGTGCTGAAGAAAGCTTCAAAGGTCTTGTAGACCTTATTAAGATGAAAGCTATTTACTGGCATGATGAAACTATGGGTGCTGACTATTCTGTTGAAGAAATACCAGCTAACCTACTTGAAGAAGCTAACGAATGGAGAGGTAAGATGTTGGAATCTGTAGCAGAATATGATGATTCTTTGATGGAGAAATTCTTCGAAGATCCTACAACTATTACAGAAGAAGAAGTTATTAGCGCCCTTCGTAATGCTACAGTTCAGATGGCTATTGTTCCAATGCTTTGCGGTTCTTCATTTAAGAATAAGGGAGTTCAGACATTATTGGATTATGTTTGTGCATTCTTACCTTCTCCTTTGGATACAGAAGCTGTTATTGGAACAAATCCAGAAACAGGTGCAGAAGAAGATAGAAAACCTTCAGAAGATGATTTTACTTCTGCTTTGGCATTTAAGATTGCAACTGACCCTTACGTAGGCCGTTTAACTTTCTTCCGTGTATATTCAGGAAAGATTGAAGCTGGTTCTTATACTTATAATTCTCGCTCTGGAAAGAAAGAACGTGTTTCTCGCTTATTCCAGATGCATTCAAATAAACAGAATCCAGTAGAAGTTATTGGTGCAGGTGATATTGGTGCAGGTGTTGGATTTAAAGATATTCGCACAGGAGATACTCTTTGCGAAGAAGCTCATCCAATTGTTCTTGAATCAATGGACTTCCCAGATCCAGTTATCGCATTAGCTATTGAGCCTAAGACTCAAAAGGATATGGATAAACTGACAACTGGTTTGATCAAATTAGCAGAAGAAGATCCTACATTCACTGTGAAAACAGACGAACAAAGCGGTCAGACAGTTATTGCTGGTATGGGTGAACTTCACTTGGATATCATCATCGACCGTTTGAAACGTGAGTTTAAGGTAGAATGTAATCAAGGTCGTCCTCAGGTTACTTACAAAGAAGCTATCACTAAGACTGTAAACCTTCGTGAGGTTTATAAGAAACAATCTGGTGGTCGTGGTAAGTTTGCTGATATCATTGTAAATATCGGTCCTGCTGACGAGGATTTCGAAGGAAATCTTCAATTTATTGATGAAGTGAAAGGTGGTAATATTCCTAAAGAATTTATCCCTGCTGTACAAAAAGGCTTCACTTCTGCAATGAAGAATGGTGTTCTTGCTGGTTTCCCACTCGATACATTGAAGGTTGTTTTAACTGATGGTTCTTTCCACCCTGTTGACTCTGACCAGTTATCTTTCGAGATTTGTGCAATCCAAGCTTACAAGAATGCTTGTGCTAAAGCAGGTCCTGCTCTACTTGAACCTATTATGAGTCTTGAAGTTGTTACTCCAGAAGAAAATATGGGTGATGTAATCGGTGACTTGAATAAGCGTCGTGGTCAGGTTGAAGGTATGGAATCAAGCCGTGCAGGTGCAAGAATCGTAAAAGCTAAAGTTCCTATGGCAGAATTGTTCGGTTATGTAACTTCATTACGTACCATCACTTCTGGTCGTGCAACTTCATCTATGACTTTCTCTCATTTTTCTA